Proteins encoded together in one Prochlorococcus marinus str. MIT 9211 window:
- the pgeF gene encoding peptidoglycan editing factor PgeF, which yields MKIKEEASYSKDWIQVYINNGSLIQASLLNNYGFQHGFFTKESKDCTPNSLSKFINKSSSVHFIKQVHGNKVISASETSKSNIVFADSIISDSQNQALWVSTADCIPLLFADIKTGHVAATHAGWKGLSKNIIKNTVLKLESVGCTPERLLAALGPAISGINYQVDLKVIRLIIESFKKINKGYTIDIGKMHSLGIIKPDVLTNKFFLDIRLLAKHQLLLSGLIENHISLNKNCTFSEPNLFNSWRRDNLRSNQWSSISS from the coding sequence TTGAAAATCAAAGAAGAAGCAAGCTATTCAAAAGATTGGATTCAGGTATATATAAATAATGGAAGTTTAATACAAGCTAGCCTACTAAATAATTATGGCTTTCAACATGGTTTTTTTACAAAGGAATCTAAAGATTGTACCCCTAATTCGTTATCCAAGTTCATAAATAAATCCTCTAGTGTGCACTTTATCAAGCAAGTTCATGGAAACAAAGTTATAAGTGCATCAGAAACATCGAAATCTAACATTGTATTTGCTGACAGCATTATCAGCGATTCTCAAAATCAAGCTTTATGGGTATCTACAGCAGATTGTATCCCATTACTTTTTGCTGATATAAAGACAGGTCATGTAGCAGCAACACATGCAGGATGGAAAGGTCTCTCTAAAAACATTATCAAAAATACTGTCTTAAAGTTAGAGTCTGTAGGATGCACTCCTGAGAGATTATTAGCTGCATTAGGACCAGCAATATCAGGAATCAATTATCAAGTTGACTTAAAAGTAATAAGACTAATTATTGAAAGCTTTAAAAAAATCAATAAAGGCTATACTATTGATATAGGGAAAATGCATTCACTAGGGATTATTAAACCTGATGTTTTAACCAATAAATTCTTTCTGGATATTCGCTTACTAGCCAAGCACCAACTGCTACTATCTGGCTTAATAGAAAATCATATCAGCCTAAATAAAAACTGTACATTCTCTGAGCCTAATCTATTCAACTCTTGGAGAAGAGATAATCTAAGATCAAACCAATGGAGCTCAATTTCATCTTAG
- the ilvB gene encoding biosynthetic-type acetolactate synthase large subunit, whose protein sequence is MTLTSSPVNLGDSENQENSQILGADALMDSLRLHGVSTIFGYPGGAILPIYDSVYKAEKQGWLKHILVRHEQGAAHAADGYARSTGSVGVCFGTSGPGATNLVTGIATAQMDSVPIVVITGQVPRPAIGTDAFQETDIFGITLPIVKHSWVVRDPSEIASVVAQAFFIAASGRPGPVLIDIPKDVGQELFNYQPVQPGSLIPPGFQLPKEPDSLSIAKALKLIEDSQRPLVYAGGGVISAGAHNSLSELAKRHHLPVTTTLMGKGAFDERDSLSVGMLGMHGTAYANFAVTECDLLIAIGARFDDRVTGKLDTFAPRAKIIHFEVDPAEVNKNRTADVALIGDLGISLKQLLELSLRKKVQPNTSQWLGLIDKWKKQYPLVVPPAEGMIYPQEVLLAVRDIVPEAYITTDVGQHQMWAAQYLRNGPRQWISSAGLGTMGFGVPAAVGVQTALPNEKVVCIAGDASILMNIQELGTISQYKLNTKIIIINNHWQGMVRQWQQSFYEERYSATNMLNGEPDFVGLANAFGIKGILIKNRNEFVDQLKEALLEPGPILIDVNVRRDENCYPMVPPGKSNAQMVGLPAHPELAINPNRKCPSCGFTSSSKNKFCPECGSSI, encoded by the coding sequence GTGACCCTGACTTCTTCACCTGTCAATCTGGGTGATTCAGAAAATCAGGAAAATTCTCAGATTTTAGGGGCCGATGCCCTTATGGACTCTCTTCGCCTTCATGGAGTAAGTACTATTTTTGGGTATCCAGGTGGGGCGATACTTCCTATATATGACTCCGTGTACAAGGCTGAGAAGCAAGGTTGGTTAAAACATATTCTTGTTAGGCATGAACAAGGTGCAGCACATGCGGCTGATGGCTATGCGCGTTCAACAGGCAGTGTTGGGGTTTGTTTCGGGACTTCTGGACCAGGCGCGACCAATTTAGTTACTGGTATAGCTACTGCACAGATGGACTCCGTTCCAATAGTTGTGATTACTGGTCAAGTCCCAAGACCTGCTATAGGAACTGATGCTTTTCAAGAGACAGATATTTTCGGGATTACCCTTCCAATTGTTAAACATTCTTGGGTTGTTAGAGATCCTTCAGAGATTGCATCGGTTGTAGCGCAGGCTTTTTTTATTGCTGCTTCAGGAAGGCCAGGACCTGTTCTTATAGATATTCCCAAAGATGTTGGGCAAGAGCTTTTTAATTATCAACCTGTTCAGCCTGGTTCTCTCATCCCACCAGGTTTCCAACTTCCCAAGGAACCTGATTCATTGTCTATTGCGAAAGCTTTAAAACTAATTGAAGACTCTCAGCGCCCTCTTGTTTATGCAGGGGGAGGGGTTATCTCTGCAGGGGCCCATAATAGTTTGTCTGAATTAGCCAAGCGACACCATTTACCTGTTACTACAACGTTAATGGGAAAAGGTGCCTTTGATGAGCGTGACTCTCTTTCGGTAGGGATGCTTGGAATGCATGGTACGGCATATGCAAATTTTGCAGTAACCGAATGTGATTTGTTAATAGCGATAGGAGCACGTTTTGATGACAGAGTGACTGGAAAGCTTGATACTTTTGCGCCAAGAGCAAAAATAATTCACTTTGAAGTTGACCCTGCAGAAGTTAATAAAAATAGGACTGCAGATGTTGCTCTAATAGGAGATCTTGGGATAAGTCTTAAGCAGTTATTAGAGCTTAGTTTGCGAAAGAAAGTACAGCCGAATACCTCCCAATGGCTTGGTTTAATAGATAAATGGAAGAAGCAATACCCTCTTGTTGTCCCTCCTGCTGAGGGAATGATATACCCTCAAGAAGTTTTACTAGCAGTAAGAGATATAGTTCCCGAGGCTTATATAACAACTGATGTTGGCCAGCATCAAATGTGGGCAGCACAGTATTTAAGAAATGGACCTCGTCAATGGATTAGTAGTGCTGGTTTGGGCACTATGGGTTTTGGGGTGCCTGCTGCTGTTGGAGTGCAGACAGCTCTGCCAAATGAAAAAGTTGTTTGCATAGCTGGGGATGCAAGCATACTCATGAATATTCAGGAATTGGGAACTATCTCTCAATACAAGCTCAATACGAAAATCATCATTATTAATAATCATTGGCAAGGAATGGTTAGGCAATGGCAGCAAAGTTTTTATGAAGAGCGTTATTCTGCAACGAATATGCTCAATGGCGAGCCAGATTTTGTTGGACTGGCAAATGCTTTTGGGATCAAGGGAATCCTTATTAAAAATAGAAATGAATTTGTTGACCAGCTTAAAGAGGCCTTATTAGAACCTGGTCCAATACTCATAGATGTAAATGTTCGTCGAGATGAGAATTGTTATCCTATGGTCCCTCCAGGGAAAAGCAATGCTCAGATGGTAGGGTTGCCTGCCCATCCAGAGTTAGCTATTAATCCAAATCGAAAATGTCCATCTTGTGGTTTTACCTCATCGAGTAAAAACAAATTTTGCCCTGAATGTGGTTCTTCAATTTAA
- a CDS encoding S1 RNA-binding domain-containing protein, translating into MAGSESTQPNRPNPFGKASDLPRKPLQVMHISRKKEQERLRKEEKNALKEKKSADQKNDAKESIENAYPPSRPPKSDNKTYTNDLNLDVQEGVSMEDLLKEETIKSPGFNQADSMERILDDFDFDEEAFLEALNENEPIGSTGEIAKGCVIGIESDGVYVDIGGKAPGFMPKNECGLGVITNLKERFPKGLEVEVLVTREQNADGMVTISCRALVLRKSWETVMQLEKDGKTVEVTINGFNRGGVTCDLEGLRGFIPRSQLEQTENHESLVGKKLCVAFIEVNPDSRKLILSEKKAATAARFAELEIGQIVAGEILAIKPYGFFVDLGGVSGLLHQSMITNGSIRSLREVFSQGESIKALITDLDPKRGRIGLNTALLEGPPGEILVEKAKVLLEAEDRAKKVRGILKKKEESTEE; encoded by the coding sequence ATGGCTGGATCAGAAAGCACTCAACCCAATAGACCCAACCCATTCGGGAAGGCAAGCGATCTGCCGCGCAAGCCACTGCAGGTAATGCATATCAGCCGTAAAAAAGAGCAAGAGCGTCTACGTAAAGAAGAAAAAAATGCTCTTAAAGAAAAAAAGTCAGCCGACCAAAAAAACGATGCAAAAGAAAGCATAGAGAATGCTTACCCCCCAAGTAGACCACCAAAATCTGATAACAAAACTTATACAAATGACTTAAACCTTGATGTTCAAGAGGGGGTCTCCATGGAAGACCTTCTAAAAGAAGAAACAATTAAATCGCCAGGTTTTAATCAAGCAGATTCGATGGAAAGAATCCTTGACGATTTTGATTTTGATGAAGAAGCATTCCTAGAAGCGCTTAACGAAAACGAACCTATCGGATCTACCGGAGAAATAGCCAAGGGATGCGTAATAGGTATTGAAAGTGATGGGGTTTATGTCGATATAGGCGGCAAAGCTCCAGGCTTTATGCCAAAAAATGAATGTGGTCTAGGCGTTATTACTAATCTTAAAGAGCGCTTCCCTAAAGGCCTTGAAGTAGAAGTACTTGTTACTAGAGAACAAAATGCTGATGGCATGGTAACGATCAGCTGTAGAGCCCTCGTATTGAGGAAAAGTTGGGAAACAGTAATGCAATTAGAGAAGGATGGAAAAACAGTAGAAGTAACAATAAATGGTTTCAATAGAGGCGGGGTCACATGTGATCTAGAGGGCCTACGAGGCTTTATTCCCCGTTCTCAACTTGAACAAACTGAAAATCACGAGTCACTTGTTGGTAAAAAACTTTGCGTAGCATTTATAGAGGTAAACCCAGACAGTCGAAAACTAATTTTGTCAGAAAAAAAAGCAGCTACTGCTGCAAGGTTTGCGGAGTTAGAGATAGGTCAAATAGTTGCAGGTGAAATTCTAGCCATTAAGCCTTATGGCTTTTTTGTCGATTTGGGTGGGGTCAGTGGTCTTTTACATCAATCAATGATTACAAATGGAAGCATTAGATCACTAAGAGAAGTTTTTAGCCAAGGAGAATCAATAAAAGCTTTGATTACTGATCTTGATCCTAAAAGAGGAAGAATTGGACTAAATACAGCTCTTCTCGAAGGTCCCCCAGGAGAAATACTCGTAGAGAAAGCAAAAGTTTTATTAGAAGCAGAAGACCGTGCCAAAAAAGTTAGAGGAATACTTAAGAAGAAAGAAGAGAGTACTGAAGAATGA
- a CDS encoding acetyl-CoA carboxylase carboxyltransferase subunit alpha — MARRYLLEFEKPLVELEKQIEQIRELARDSEVDVSQQLLQLETLAARRREEIFNALTPAQKIQVARHPQRPSTLDFIQMFCDDWVELHGDRNCSDDKALIGGIARIEEKSVLVIGQQKGRDTKENVARNFGMAKPGGYRKALRLMNHADRFKLPIISFIDTPGAYAGLLAEEQGQGEAIAVNLREMFRLRVPIISTVIGEGGSGGALGIGVADRLLMFEHSVYTVASPEACASILWRDAGKAPDAAAALKITGSDLMALGIVDEVLSEPSGGNNWAPLKAGEVLKESLIRNLRELDSLSIRQLRDKRYEKFRQMGRFLEPSSLDEELIT, encoded by the coding sequence ATGGCACGTCGCTATTTGCTGGAATTTGAGAAGCCATTAGTTGAACTTGAAAAGCAGATAGAGCAAATAAGGGAGCTTGCTCGTGATTCTGAGGTGGATGTCAGTCAGCAATTACTTCAGCTTGAAACTCTTGCTGCGCGAAGAAGAGAGGAGATTTTCAATGCTCTAACACCTGCCCAAAAAATACAGGTTGCTCGGCATCCCCAGAGGCCAAGCACATTAGACTTTATTCAGATGTTTTGTGATGATTGGGTTGAATTACATGGAGATAGAAACTGTAGTGATGACAAGGCTTTAATAGGAGGTATAGCTCGGATAGAAGAGAAATCTGTTCTTGTAATAGGTCAGCAAAAAGGACGTGATACTAAGGAAAATGTTGCAAGGAATTTTGGAATGGCTAAGCCCGGAGGATATCGAAAAGCCCTTCGATTAATGAATCACGCTGATCGATTTAAGCTTCCAATTATTTCGTTTATAGATACACCGGGTGCTTATGCAGGACTTCTTGCTGAAGAACAGGGCCAAGGAGAAGCTATAGCAGTTAATCTTCGTGAAATGTTTCGATTAAGAGTGCCGATAATATCAACTGTTATAGGAGAAGGGGGCTCTGGTGGGGCGTTGGGTATTGGTGTAGCAGATCGATTGCTTATGTTTGAACATAGTGTTTATACAGTGGCGAGTCCTGAGGCTTGTGCGTCGATTCTTTGGCGTGATGCAGGGAAGGCTCCAGATGCCGCTGCAGCTCTAAAGATTACCGGTTCAGACTTAATGGCACTTGGTATAGTGGATGAAGTGCTAAGCGAGCCTTCTGGGGGCAATAACTGGGCTCCTCTTAAGGCAGGCGAGGTGCTGAAAGAATCATTGATTAGAAATCTTCGTGAACTTGATTCATTGTCAATCAGGCAATTAAGAGATAAGAGATATGAGAAATTTAGGCAAATGGGTCGTTTCTTAGAGCCAAGTTCTTTAGATGAAGAGTTGATTACGTAG
- a CDS encoding SDR family oxidoreductase yields MPTVLITGASKGIGESTARLFAKAGWDLLLVARSESTLQSLSEELSLGGSKTFFEALDLSNPADVVPGISKLLENGLVPSVLINNAGAAWTGELITMPLQEWDWLLQVNLTSVFQVCSAIVPSMRAKGGLIINVSSHASRNAFPQWGAYCVSKAALASFTKCLAEEERIHGIRACTLTLGAVNTTLWDSETVQSDFDRESMLKVDQVAAELLHLSEQPSTQIIEDITLMPSAGVL; encoded by the coding sequence TTGCCAACAGTTCTTATTACAGGGGCTTCCAAAGGAATTGGTGAGTCAACCGCAAGGTTGTTTGCAAAAGCAGGCTGGGACCTCCTTTTGGTTGCTCGAAGTGAAAGCACTCTTCAGTCTTTGTCTGAGGAATTGTCTTTAGGAGGCTCAAAAACATTTTTCGAAGCCTTGGACTTATCTAATCCTGCTGATGTAGTTCCTGGTATTTCTAAATTGCTAGAGAATGGTCTTGTTCCATCTGTATTAATTAATAATGCTGGGGCAGCATGGACGGGGGAATTGATCACTATGCCCCTACAAGAATGGGATTGGTTGTTGCAAGTAAACCTTACAAGTGTTTTTCAGGTCTGTTCAGCAATAGTGCCTTCAATGAGGGCAAAAGGTGGCTTAATTATTAATGTCAGTAGCCATGCTTCAAGAAATGCTTTCCCTCAATGGGGCGCTTATTGCGTAAGTAAGGCTGCATTAGCTAGTTTCACAAAATGTCTTGCAGAGGAAGAGAGAATACATGGGATACGAGCATGTACTCTTACTCTTGGAGCGGTTAATACAACTCTTTGGGATTCCGAGACTGTTCAAAGTGATTTTGACAGGGAGTCCATGCTTAAGGTTGATCAAGTAGCTGCTGAACTTTTACATCTATCTGAGCAACCTTCTACTCAGATAATTGAAGACATAACATTAATGCCATCAGCTGGGGTTCTTTGA
- a CDS encoding Tab2/Atab2 family RNA-binding protein, whose product MTVKNAEQTNQADWELDFYSRPVIEADGKKRWELLISSTENLSGKEPFRWEKKCPANEVNSIWLSKALKEALKDAQSQGWGKPKIVRCWRAPMKTMIKKAAESLGLEVKESRRTYSLLDWLAHREKEVYPLQSGYLNGPIAPPPARILNQPTPLPEAIRGDALSFASLEVRSLREAREWPIEFQGLLPIAPSIEENISIPGLRLFSKNRAFALSAWLSGLEPVKLIVEKNQLILEAGQEDRWLVTDMPQASADNAKKELSNSRENANGLQFISIQTSPNEQKFSGFWMLRDLGEN is encoded by the coding sequence ATGACCGTCAAAAATGCTGAACAAACCAATCAAGCCGATTGGGAGCTTGATTTTTACTCTCGCCCTGTAATTGAGGCAGATGGAAAAAAAAGATGGGAGTTATTAATATCCAGCACTGAAAATCTTTCAGGAAAAGAACCATTTCGCTGGGAGAAAAAATGTCCCGCGAATGAAGTCAATTCGATTTGGCTTTCAAAAGCATTAAAAGAGGCTTTGAAAGATGCTCAATCCCAAGGCTGGGGAAAACCCAAAATTGTTCGCTGCTGGCGCGCACCTATGAAAACCATGATTAAAAAAGCAGCAGAAAGTTTAGGGCTAGAAGTAAAAGAAAGCAGACGAACATACTCACTTTTAGATTGGTTAGCCCACAGAGAAAAAGAAGTTTATCCACTTCAATCCGGCTACCTAAATGGTCCTATTGCTCCTCCCCCAGCACGAATACTGAATCAACCAACTCCATTGCCTGAAGCAATAAGAGGAGATGCTTTAAGCTTTGCCTCTCTTGAAGTTCGTAGCTTGAGAGAAGCAAGAGAATGGCCAATTGAATTTCAAGGACTTTTACCCATAGCGCCCTCTATTGAAGAAAATATTTCGATACCAGGCCTAAGACTATTTAGCAAAAACAGAGCATTCGCTCTTTCTGCTTGGCTTAGCGGGCTTGAACCAGTAAAACTTATTGTAGAAAAAAACCAACTAATCCTAGAAGCAGGCCAGGAAGACAGATGGCTTGTTACGGACATGCCACAAGCTTCTGCAGATAATGCAAAAAAAGAGCTTTCAAATTCCAGAGAGAATGCTAATGGATTGCAATTTATTTCTATTCAAACCTCACCTAATGAGCAAAAATTTTCAGGCTTCTGGATGCTGAGAGATTTGGGCGAGAATTAA
- a CDS encoding creatininase family protein, with the protein MEVISINSDSRHFDYLSSPEASEAAAKDGSTLVWPFGACEQHGPHLPLVTDALFAEEILTEVLDQMPKETPIWMLPVQKIGFSPEHLGFPGTLSISADLMLQLVSEIGRQLADLGIKRLVLFNAHGGQIGLLQAVARQLRAECPSMAVLPCFLWSGIESLKDLIPHREVEEGLHAALAETSLMLSIKPELVGIQRPFDGDENFPKNNISIPEGWSLEGAAPCAWLTKDLSITGVIGDSRGANPDLGDRLKNALVEHWTSLFINLMNSNWPSLGA; encoded by the coding sequence ATTGAGGTGATTTCAATTAATTCTGATTCCCGACATTTTGATTATTTAAGCTCTCCGGAGGCTTCTGAAGCGGCCGCAAAGGACGGCTCTACTTTGGTTTGGCCATTTGGTGCATGTGAGCAACATGGACCGCATTTGCCGCTTGTTACAGATGCACTGTTTGCTGAAGAAATTTTGACTGAAGTGTTAGATCAAATGCCTAAGGAAACTCCTATTTGGATGCTCCCAGTCCAAAAAATTGGATTTTCACCTGAGCATCTAGGGTTTCCTGGAACTTTATCTATTTCAGCTGATTTGATGCTTCAACTTGTTAGTGAGATAGGTAGGCAGTTGGCAGATTTAGGGATTAAAAGACTAGTTTTGTTTAATGCGCATGGTGGACAGATAGGACTATTGCAGGCAGTCGCCAGGCAATTAAGGGCTGAATGCCCTTCTATGGCTGTTTTGCCATGCTTTTTGTGGAGTGGCATTGAATCTTTGAAAGATTTAATCCCTCATAGAGAAGTTGAAGAGGGCCTTCATGCTGCTTTAGCTGAAACAAGTCTCATGCTTTCTATAAAGCCAGAATTGGTTGGGATTCAAAGACCTTTTGATGGGGATGAAAATTTTCCCAAAAATAATATTTCTATTCCAGAGGGATGGAGCTTGGAAGGTGCTGCACCATGTGCCTGGCTGACAAAAGATCTAAGTATTACAGGAGTAATAGGGGATAGTAGAGGGGCTAATCCTGACCTTGGAGATAGATTGAAAAATGCTTTAGTGGAGCACTGGACTAGTCTTTTTATCAACTTGATGAATAGTAATTGGCCTTCGCTAGGTGCCTAA
- a CDS encoding aldehyde oxygenase (deformylating), which yields MPTLESSEVAVISDLEGRDGSLPDFTTEQYKDAYSRINAIVIEGEKEAHDNYVAIGTVIPEKADELKKLAIMELRHMKGFTACGKNLGVVADMEFAQRFFAPLHGNFQKALENGKITTCFLIQAILIEAFAISAYHVYIRVADPFAKKITEGVVKDEYLHLNYGQEWLKANLATCKDELIAANKENLPLINSMLDQVANDAQVLYMEKEELMEEFMIAYQDSLMEIGLDAREIARMALAAIA from the coding sequence ATGCCAACCCTTGAATCTTCTGAGGTTGCAGTAATTAGTGATTTAGAGGGTAGAGACGGCTCCCTTCCTGATTTCACTACAGAGCAATATAAAGATGCCTATAGCAGGATCAATGCAATTGTTATTGAAGGGGAGAAGGAAGCCCACGATAACTATGTTGCTATAGGGACCGTTATTCCTGAGAAGGCAGATGAATTAAAGAAACTCGCAATTATGGAATTGCGCCATATGAAAGGTTTTACTGCATGTGGCAAAAATCTTGGGGTGGTAGCTGATATGGAATTCGCCCAGAGGTTTTTTGCACCTTTGCATGGAAACTTCCAGAAGGCTTTAGAAAATGGGAAGATTACAACTTGCTTCCTTATCCAGGCGATCCTAATAGAGGCTTTCGCTATATCTGCTTACCACGTTTATATTCGTGTGGCAGATCCATTCGCTAAGAAAATTACTGAAGGTGTCGTAAAAGATGAATACTTGCATTTGAATTATGGACAAGAATGGCTTAAGGCCAATCTTGCTACATGCAAGGACGAATTGATTGCCGCAAATAAGGAAAATCTGCCTCTCATCAATTCCATGCTTGATCAGGTTGCCAATGATGCTCAGGTTCTTTATATGGAGAAAGAAGAGTTGATGGAGGAATTCATGATTGCTTATCAGGATTCTCTTATGGAAATTGGTTTAGATGCTAGAGAAATAGCAAGAATGGCACTAGCGGCTATTGCTTGA
- a CDS encoding long-chain acyl-[acyl-carrier-protein] reductase, whose amino-acid sequence MFGLIGHSTSFDDAKKKAMDLGYDHIAQGDLDVWCSAPPQLVEHVNIVSAIGKNIEGAYIDSCFVPEMLGRFKTARRKVLNAMELAQKKGINITALGGFTSIIFENFNLLQNKQVRNTTLEWERFTTGNTHTAWVICRQLELNAPLLGIDLKKARVAVVGATGDIGSAVCRWLSERTGVQELLLVARQQQPLIELQKSLGGGKILGLEDALPEADVVIWVASLPKTLEIDKAKLRKPCLMIDGGYPKNLDEKFNGSGVHVLKGGIVEFFTDIGWSMMELAAMEKPRREMFACFAEAMLLEFEGCHTNFSWGRNNITLEKMDFIGQASEKHGFSVIGLNPKLQAAIA is encoded by the coding sequence ATGTTTGGACTGATCGGACACTCTACAAGTTTTGATGATGCCAAAAAGAAGGCAATGGACTTGGGATATGACCATATTGCACAAGGGGACTTGGACGTATGGTGTAGTGCCCCTCCTCAACTCGTTGAGCATGTAAATATTGTTAGTGCCATTGGTAAAAATATTGAAGGTGCATATATAGATTCTTGCTTTGTTCCAGAAATGCTTGGTCGCTTTAAGACTGCCAGGAGAAAAGTTCTAAATGCAATGGAACTTGCTCAGAAAAAAGGAATAAATATCACTGCTTTAGGAGGCTTTACGTCCATAATTTTTGAAAACTTCAATCTTCTGCAAAACAAGCAAGTAAGGAATACAACCCTTGAGTGGGAACGCTTTACAACTGGGAATACACATACTGCATGGGTTATCTGTAGACAATTAGAACTTAATGCTCCTCTTTTAGGAATAGATCTTAAGAAAGCTCGTGTAGCAGTTGTTGGGGCAACAGGAGATATTGGAAGTGCTGTTTGTCGCTGGCTTAGTGAGCGAACTGGTGTTCAAGAACTTTTACTAGTTGCAAGGCAACAACAGCCCTTAATAGAACTTCAGAAAAGTTTGGGAGGAGGGAAAATACTTGGCTTAGAAGACGCTCTGCCTGAAGCTGATGTAGTAATTTGGGTTGCAAGTTTACCTAAAACTTTAGAGATTGATAAAGCAAAACTTCGTAAGCCTTGCTTGATGATTGACGGTGGCTATCCAAAGAATCTTGATGAGAAGTTCAATGGATCAGGTGTTCATGTTTTAAAGGGTGGAATAGTTGAGTTTTTTACAGATATCGGATGGTCAATGATGGAACTTGCTGCAATGGAAAAACCTAGAAGAGAAATGTTCGCATGCTTTGCTGAGGCAATGCTTTTGGAGTTTGAAGGATGTCATACCAATTTCAGTTGGGGAAGGAATAACATTACTCTCGAGAAGATGGATTTCATTGGACAGGCATCAGAGAAACATGGTTTTTCTGTGATCGGTCTAAACCCTAAACTCCAGGCAGCTATTGCCTGA
- the hemH gene encoding ferrochelatase — translation MTRVGILLMNLGGPERIKDVGPFLYNLFSDPEIIRIPIPFFQKPLAWLISTLRSSRSQQAYQSIGGGSPLRRITEQQARELQSELRQRGVNATSYVAMRYWHPFTESAVSDIKADGINQVVVLPLYPQFSISTSGSSFRELRRLREADPQFRKLPIRCIRSWFNNEGYIASMAKLIEDEILLCNDPENAHIFFTAHGVPKSYVEEAGDPYKDEIEDCSILIIDQLEKALGYINPYTLSYQSRVGPEEWLQPYTEDVLAELGESGTKELVVVPISFVSEHIETLQEIDIEYKEIAKEHGIDNFRRVRALDTYPMFIKGLADLVTSCLEGPEISLDEASKLPDRVKLYPQEKWQWGWNNSAEVWNGRVAMFVFIICLLELVIGNGPLHYLGLL, via the coding sequence ATGACTCGAGTAGGCATTCTTTTGATGAACCTAGGTGGACCTGAGCGCATTAAAGATGTCGGCCCTTTTTTGTACAATCTTTTTTCTGATCCTGAGATAATTAGGATCCCAATTCCTTTTTTTCAAAAACCCTTAGCTTGGTTAATAAGTACTCTTAGAAGTTCTAGATCTCAACAGGCCTATCAATCAATTGGAGGTGGATCTCCTTTAAGAAGAATTACCGAACAGCAAGCAAGAGAATTGCAGAGTGAGCTAAGGCAAAGAGGTGTCAATGCTACAAGCTATGTGGCTATGAGGTATTGGCACCCTTTTACTGAATCAGCAGTATCAGATATAAAGGCAGATGGAATAAATCAAGTTGTAGTACTTCCTCTTTACCCTCAGTTCTCTATAAGTACAAGTGGCTCAAGCTTTAGAGAGCTTCGCCGATTAAGAGAAGCAGACCCTCAGTTCAGGAAATTACCTATTAGGTGTATTCGTAGTTGGTTTAACAATGAAGGTTATATAGCTTCTATGGCGAAGTTAATCGAAGATGAGATTTTGTTATGTAATGACCCAGAGAATGCACATATATTTTTCACAGCTCATGGAGTCCCCAAGAGTTATGTAGAAGAGGCAGGAGATCCCTATAAAGATGAAATTGAGGATTGTTCAATTTTAATAATCGATCAATTAGAAAAAGCTTTAGGCTATATCAACCCTTATACGCTTTCTTATCAGAGTCGAGTTGGTCCAGAAGAATGGCTACAGCCTTATACGGAGGATGTCTTAGCAGAACTTGGGGAGTCTGGAACTAAGGAATTAGTAGTAGTTCCAATAAGCTTTGTTAGTGAACATATTGAGACTTTGCAGGAAATTGATATTGAGTACAAAGAGATTGCTAAGGAACATGGTATAGATAATTTCCGGAGGGTTCGTGCATTAGATACTTACCCAATGTTTATTAAGGGACTCGCTGATTTGGTTACTTCGTGTTTGGAAGGCCCAGAAATAAGTCTTGATGAAGCCTCTAAATTACCTGATCGAGTAAAGCTATATCCACAAGAAAAATGGCAATGGGGTTGGAATAATAGTGCTGAAGTATGGAATGGCAGAGTCGCAATGTTTGTTTTTATTATATGTTTGTTGGAATTAGTTATTGGTAATGGTCCACTCCACTATCTAGGCTTGCTCTAG